A genomic window from Erythrobacter sp. BLCC-B19 includes:
- a CDS encoding N-acyl-D-amino-acid deacylase family protein → MAQYDLIIRGGTIVDGTGAAAYVGDVAVKDGLIAGVGRITGSAAEEIDATGMIVAPGFVDIHTHYDGQATWDQEMAPSSWHGVTTVVMGNCGVGFAPAKPDRHEWLISLMEGVEDIPGTALAEGMTWDWETFPEYLDALEKLPRTVDVGTHVPHGAVRAYVLGDREQPGAVPTEADIAAMAAIVEEGVRAGALGFSTSRTVLHKSVDGELVPGTTATPEELIAIGHAMGRATAAGGHAVFEMASDLKREWNEFDWMGKLSREAKIPVTFAALQSIAKELSLDEQIAQMRAENDNGANIVAQIALRGNGIVMAWQGTVHPFRFRPSWMAIEGLPWEEQRAKLLDPAFKAQMLAEPNDYTDAPKDIGGVVMAISMGWTLQYEMDPDFDYEPAADASINARAAAAGVAPQEYAYDLLCRDEGKGFIYLPILNYADGNLDFLHPLQHADDTVNSLSDGGAHCGTICDAASPTFMLEHWVKSRRRGATITLEQAIKRQCRDTARLYGLEDRGVIAPGYLADLNVIDLDKLKLGKPWLAFDLPAGGKRLLQKATGYVATIKSGTVTFRDGQWTGQTPGGLIRGPQRVELAEAAE, encoded by the coding sequence ATGGCGCAATATGACCTGATCATCCGGGGCGGGACAATCGTCGATGGCACCGGGGCGGCCGCCTATGTCGGCGATGTCGCGGTGAAGGACGGCTTGATCGCGGGCGTGGGCCGGATCACCGGCAGTGCCGCCGAGGAAATCGATGCCACCGGGATGATCGTTGCCCCCGGCTTTGTCGACATTCACACCCATTACGACGGGCAGGCCACCTGGGATCAGGAAATGGCGCCCTCCAGCTGGCACGGGGTCACGACGGTCGTGATGGGCAATTGCGGCGTCGGCTTCGCGCCCGCCAAGCCGGACCGTCACGAATGGCTCATCAGCCTGATGGAAGGGGTGGAGGACATTCCCGGCACCGCGCTCGCGGAGGGGATGACCTGGGACTGGGAGACCTTCCCCGAATATCTCGACGCGCTCGAAAAGCTCCCCCGCACGGTCGATGTCGGCACCCACGTCCCCCACGGCGCGGTGCGCGCCTATGTGCTGGGCGACCGCGAACAACCCGGCGCGGTGCCGACGGAAGCGGACATTGCGGCGATGGCGGCCATCGTGGAGGAAGGCGTGCGGGCCGGCGCGCTGGGCTTCTCGACCTCGCGCACGGTGCTGCACAAGTCGGTGGATGGCGAGCTCGTTCCCGGCACCACCGCGACGCCCGAAGAACTGATCGCGATCGGCCACGCCATGGGCCGCGCGACCGCCGCAGGCGGCCATGCGGTGTTCGAAATGGCAAGCGATTTGAAGCGCGAATGGAACGAGTTCGACTGGATGGGCAAGCTCAGCCGCGAAGCCAAGATCCCTGTCACCTTCGCCGCGCTGCAATCCATCGCCAAGGAATTGTCGCTCGACGAACAGATCGCCCAGATGCGCGCAGAGAATGACAATGGCGCCAACATCGTCGCCCAGATCGCGCTGCGCGGGAACGGGATCGTGATGGCATGGCAGGGCACGGTCCACCCCTTCCGCTTCCGCCCAAGCTGGATGGCGATTGAAGGCCTGCCGTGGGAGGAGCAGCGCGCGAAGCTGCTCGATCCGGCCTTCAAGGCGCAGATGCTCGCCGAGCCCAATGACTACACCGATGCGCCCAAGGACATCGGCGGGGTCGTCATGGCGATCAGCATGGGCTGGACGCTGCAATACGAGATGGACCCCGATTTCGACTACGAACCCGCCGCCGATGCCAGCATCAACGCGCGCGCGGCAGCAGCGGGCGTGGCGCCGCAGGAATATGCCTATGACCTGCTGTGCCGCGACGAGGGCAAGGGCTTCATATACCTGCCGATCCTCAACTATGCGGACGGCAATCTCGATTTCCTCCACCCCCTCCAGCACGCCGACGACACGGTCAATTCGCTGTCGGACGGCGGGGCGCATTGCGGGACGATCTGCGATGCGGCATCGCCGACCTTCATGCTCGAACACTGGGTGAAGTCGCGCCGCCGCGGGGCAACGATCACGCTGGAACAGGCGATCAAGCGCCAGTGCCGCGATACCGCGCGGCTCTACGGGCTTGAGGATCGCGGGGTGATCGCGCCGGGCTATCTCGCCGATCTCAACGTGATCGACTTGGACAAGCTGAAGCTGGGCAAGCCGTGGCTCGCTTTCGATCTGCCTGCGGGCGGCAAGCGGTTGCTGCAGAAGGCGACCGGCTATGTCGCCACGATCAAGAGCGGCACTGTCACCTTCCGCGACGGACAATGGACCGGCCAGACACCGGGCGGGCTGATCCGCGGGCCGCAGCGGGTGGAGCTGGCCGAGGCGGCGGAGTAA
- a CDS encoding glycerophosphodiester phosphodiesterase family protein, with translation MGRMKVLKLALAGMAAMATPLAAQDGGAWRLAPETDLSAMLDCFENAGQTLVSAHRGGPTPGLPENAIPTMEALLMAAPAIMEVDVGQSTDGVLFLLHDDRLDRTTTGTGEAAAQDWAALSALKLKDNWGWVTPYAIPKLSEALAWAKGRTVMQIDFKRSANVDKVVAEIRAAGMAGSVILIAYSVEQAASLHRAAPEMLLSVSVDAPGDVAALKAAGIPEDRMVAFTGTRLPRPELYRELDKQNIEVIFGTLGRPPRSIDAVIDRYGMDERYAELGKEGIDILATDRPREAAAALAEAGRLPKPGQCGVSRAALEEPQEARQ, from the coding sequence ATGGGTCGCATGAAGGTCTTGAAGCTCGCTTTGGCAGGCATGGCGGCGATGGCCACCCCGCTGGCCGCGCAGGATGGCGGCGCGTGGCGTCTCGCGCCCGAAACCGATCTGTCAGCAATGCTCGATTGCTTCGAGAACGCCGGGCAGACGCTGGTGTCGGCCCATCGCGGCGGGCCGACCCCCGGCCTGCCGGAGAACGCGATCCCCACCATGGAGGCGCTGCTGATGGCCGCGCCCGCGATCATGGAGGTCGATGTCGGCCAGAGCACCGATGGCGTGCTGTTCCTGCTGCACGACGACCGGCTCGATCGCACCACCACCGGCACGGGCGAGGCAGCCGCGCAGGATTGGGCGGCGCTGAGCGCTCTGAAACTCAAGGACAATTGGGGCTGGGTCACGCCCTATGCGATCCCGAAGCTGAGCGAGGCGCTGGCCTGGGCCAAGGGCCGCACCGTGATGCAGATCGACTTCAAGCGTTCGGCCAATGTAGACAAGGTCGTCGCCGAAATCCGCGCGGCGGGCATGGCAGGCAGCGTCATCCTGATCGCCTATTCGGTCGAGCAGGCAGCAAGCCTGCACCGCGCCGCGCCGGAAATGCTGCTGTCGGTCTCGGTCGACGCGCCCGGCGATGTCGCGGCGCTGAAGGCGGCGGGCATCCCGGAGGATCGCATGGTCGCCTTCACCGGCACTCGCCTGCCGCGCCCTGAACTTTACCGCGAACTCGACAAACAGAACATCGAAGTGATCTTCGGCACGCTCGGTCGCCCGCCGCGGTCGATCGATGCGGTGATCGACCGCTATGGAATGGATGAACGCTACGCCGAACTGGGCAAGGAAGGCATCGACATCCTCGCCACCGACCGCCCGCGCGAAGCTGCGGCTGCTCTGGCCGAGGCGGGGCGCTTGCCCAAGCCGGGCCAGTGCGGGGTCAGCCGGGCTGCGCTCGAAGAGCCACAAGAAGCCCGCCAATAG
- a CDS encoding SMI1/KNR4 family protein — protein MTPEAVADYLLGDQIALDAVTLADVAQQAGANLPEDYKSFLMLRNGGFTSPTACEQPPLVTRDGHAIEQFYCVTSLEPDWSETSIRNYQVMTLRQWLEETGGDNVNVPPCWIVIGGNWDGNQFALDLSVPGGEVVWLDHELLPNEDDNSFPTDDGVQRLGFTFKQFIEALETPA, from the coding sequence ATGACGCCCGAGGCTGTTGCTGATTACCTGCTGGGAGATCAGATCGCGCTTGATGCGGTTACCCTCGCAGACGTGGCGCAGCAAGCGGGCGCCAACCTGCCCGAGGATTACAAGTCCTTCCTGATGCTCCGCAATGGAGGCTTCACCTCGCCGACCGCGTGCGAGCAGCCACCGCTGGTGACTCGGGACGGCCACGCGATCGAGCAATTCTATTGCGTTACATCGCTGGAACCGGACTGGAGCGAAACCTCCATCCGCAACTACCAGGTGATGACCCTGCGCCAATGGCTGGAAGAGACAGGCGGCGATAACGTGAACGTGCCGCCGTGCTGGATTGTGATTGGCGGCAATTGGGATGGTAACCAGTTCGCTCTCGACCTGTCGGTGCCGGGCGGCGAAGTGGTGTGGCTGGATCACGAATTGCTGCCGAACGAAGACGACAACAGCTTTCCGACCGACGATGGCGTGCAGCGCCTCGGGTTCACATTCAAGCAGTTCATTGAAGCGCTGGAAACTCCCGCGTAG
- a CDS encoding alpha/beta fold hydrolase codes for MTNPMDDAVVSMEQVGGRTLRTAAWRLDMPSDHLPVLFFNGIGANIEAVAPLAAALPERGFIMFDMPGVGESPDPLVPYNPFTMSWTAAQLLDKFGLDEVDVMGVSWGGAMAQHFALQHPGRTRRLTLIATTPGMLMVPGNPAAFTKMANPRRYIDPEFMNEHFATLYGGVDKDGAAHQKDSHIGRLKPPSPRGYMYQLMCMLGWTSLPALPFMTKETLIMMGEDDQIVPLINGRILKAMIPNSRLQTFEGGGHLFLLTHADESVAAIREFLDAPETAKESKRSAA; via the coding sequence GTGACAAATCCCATGGACGACGCGGTCGTCTCGATGGAGCAAGTGGGCGGCCGGACGCTACGGACTGCGGCCTGGCGGCTCGATATGCCTTCCGACCATCTGCCGGTTCTGTTCTTCAACGGCATCGGCGCGAATATCGAGGCCGTGGCCCCGCTGGCCGCCGCCCTGCCCGAACGCGGCTTTATCATGTTCGATATGCCCGGTGTCGGCGAATCACCCGATCCGCTGGTGCCCTACAACCCCTTCACCATGAGCTGGACGGCGGCCCAGCTGCTCGACAAGTTCGGTCTCGACGAGGTCGATGTCATGGGCGTGTCGTGGGGCGGCGCGATGGCGCAGCACTTTGCGCTCCAGCACCCGGGCCGCACCCGGCGGCTGACCCTGATCGCGACCACGCCGGGGATGCTGATGGTGCCGGGCAACCCGGCAGCCTTCACCAAGATGGCCAATCCGCGCCGCTACATCGACCCTGAATTCATGAACGAACACTTCGCCACGCTCTATGGCGGGGTCGACAAGGATGGGGCCGCGCACCAGAAGGACAGCCACATCGGCCGCCTCAAGCCCCCTTCCCCGCGCGGCTATATGTATCAGCTGATGTGTATGCTCGGCTGGACGAGCCTGCCTGCCCTTCCCTTCATGACCAAGGAAACCCTCATCATGATGGGCGAGGACGACCAGATCGTCCCGCTGATCAATGGCCGGATCCTGAAGGCGATGATCCCCAATTCGCGGCTTCAGACCTTCGAAGGCGGCGGGCACCTGTTCTTGCTGACCCATGCGGACGAAAGCGTGGCCGCTATCCGCGAATTCCTCGATGCGCCGGAGACGGCGAAGGAATCCAAGCGCTCGGCGGCTTGA
- a CDS encoding PHA/PHB synthase family protein has product MARSEVRLENEAAQSTNALGPLVGLAREDFVSAVALLLRETASDPSRFIRHSTAMAQDMVKIMTGKSELAPDPKDKRFMDPAWQYNPFFRAGAQYYLAVQKGMKNWLEELELDELERNRANFIANIILDGLAPTNSLIGNPTAQKQIINSGGLSLIKGLQNAYNDLVHNKGMVSQVDKRPFKIGENIATSKGAVVYRDEIMEVLHYAPTTEEVYEIPQLTIPPQINKMYINDLSPDKSVIKWQVDNGIQTFVISWRNPSKDQGHWGMADYIAACEKALEVVADITGSKKVNVSAGCSGGQTASVLASKLAATGNPILGTLTLMVCVLHPKPTDIEAGSLVSENGMALARQRAMKQGVIKADDLARGFAWLRPNDLIWNYVINNYLLGQDPPAFDVLFWNADATNLSSSLMGDFLTLFETLAFTKKGEVEMAGHKVDLSKVTADLFILGGVTDHITPWKATYRSTQLFGSKDVTYVLSQSGHMQAILNPPGNPKAKYFVQAKPGKLPATADEWLQGTEEVKGSWWPLWMEWVQKRSGKKKPAPASLGNATHKPTDKAPGLYVVEEV; this is encoded by the coding sequence ATGGCACGCAGCGAAGTCAGACTCGAAAACGAAGCCGCCCAGTCGACCAATGCATTGGGGCCGCTGGTGGGCCTTGCGCGCGAGGATTTCGTCAGCGCGGTCGCGCTGCTGCTGCGCGAAACGGCCTCCGATCCGTCGCGGTTCATCCGCCACTCCACCGCGATGGCGCAGGACATGGTCAAGATCATGACCGGCAAAAGCGAGCTGGCCCCCGATCCCAAGGACAAGCGGTTCATGGATCCGGCGTGGCAATACAACCCCTTCTTCCGCGCCGGCGCGCAATATTACCTCGCCGTGCAGAAGGGGATGAAGAACTGGCTGGAGGAGCTCGAACTTGACGAGCTGGAGCGCAACCGCGCGAACTTCATCGCCAACATCATCCTTGATGGCCTTGCCCCGACCAACTCGCTGATCGGCAACCCCACTGCGCAAAAGCAGATCATCAATTCGGGCGGTCTCAGCCTCATCAAGGGGCTGCAGAACGCCTATAACGACCTCGTCCACAACAAGGGCATGGTCAGCCAGGTCGACAAGCGCCCGTTCAAGATCGGCGAGAACATCGCGACCTCGAAGGGCGCCGTGGTTTACCGCGACGAGATCATGGAGGTGCTGCACTATGCGCCGACCACCGAGGAAGTGTATGAAATTCCTCAGCTGACGATCCCGCCGCAGATCAACAAGATGTACATCAACGACCTCTCGCCCGACAAGTCGGTGATCAAATGGCAGGTCGACAACGGCATCCAGACCTTCGTCATTTCGTGGCGCAACCCGTCGAAGGATCAGGGCCACTGGGGCATGGCGGATTACATCGCGGCTTGCGAAAAGGCGCTGGAAGTGGTCGCGGACATTACCGGATCGAAGAAGGTTAACGTCTCGGCCGGGTGTTCGGGCGGGCAGACGGCCTCGGTGCTCGCCTCCAAGCTGGCGGCGACTGGCAACCCGATCCTCGGCACATTGACGCTGATGGTGTGCGTGCTGCACCCCAAGCCGACCGATATCGAAGCCGGATCACTCGTCAGCGAGAACGGCATGGCCCTCGCCCGCCAGCGCGCGATGAAGCAGGGCGTGATCAAGGCCGACGATCTGGCGCGCGGCTTTGCATGGCTGCGACCGAATGACCTGATCTGGAACTACGTCATCAACAACTACCTGCTGGGACAAGACCCACCGGCCTTCGACGTGCTGTTCTGGAACGCGGACGCGACCAACCTGTCCTCCAGCCTGATGGGGGATTTCCTCACCCTGTTCGAAACCCTCGCCTTCACCAAGAAGGGCGAAGTCGAAATGGCCGGGCACAAGGTCGACCTCAGCAAGGTGACCGCCGATCTGTTCATCCTTGGCGGGGTGACCGATCACATTACCCCGTGGAAGGCGACCTATCGTTCGACCCAGCTGTTCGGATCGAAGGACGTGACCTACGTGCTCTCGCAGAGCGGCCACATGCAGGCGATCCTCAACCCGCCGGGCAACCCCAAGGCCAAGTACTTCGTGCAGGCCAAGCCGGGCAAGCTCCCGGCCACCGCCGACGAGTGGCTGCAGGGCACCGAAGAGGTCAAGGGCAGCTGGTGGCCGCTGTGGATGGAGTGGGTGCAGAAGCGCTCGGGCAAGAAAAAGCCGGCGCCCGCCTCGCTCGGCAATGCCACCCACAAACCGACCGACAAGGCGCCGGGACTCTACGTCGTCGAAGAAGTCTGA
- a CDS encoding EAL domain-containing protein → MAKQSENDQRARGERRGAERLRTSQPGGLKQAIDEPASEQNFFLPRQAGGMTVFLLFAFTMSALVFQGLPTPITCGAALASAALFACGTLFARLERGAGSSAAMRGFVVMVGIVLPMACAGVALARWVAEGLPWQWAIATLVCINAAAAALFDMRIISLFFSKIASWMGFSLLVPGTLTYAALLAAAITLSLIARLEWKAAERRRLAREARERVAARAEDILRSFEETGQGWFWETDRRGLITYISPKAAMVLGKSPDEVIGCPLSEIVDPSQGAADAERTLAFHLSARSAFHDVEVRAATTGDERWWALAGRPVYDSFKNFCGFRGHGTDLTEKRRSEQQVSRLAHYCSLTGLANRVQMSQALEQILSAPSGRERACAVLMLDLDRFKHVNDTLGHPAGDALLKQVAQRLERAIGASGRCGRLGGDEFQVIVPGHQDRHTLGHIAQDIINALSQPYSLEGQSVVIGASVGIALAPEHGASSDELIRNVDLALYAAKDAGRGVYRFYAEDLHAAAEERAELEQDLREAITKGELELYYQPVVYAADEKIVGFEALMRWNHPKRGWISPAKFVPIAEDAGLIDRIGQWALRTACADLARWPRSIRCAVNVSALQFANPDLPAIVANALAHSGVAPSRLELEITESVFLNDNAGTDAMFKALKRVGVRLALDDFGTGYSSLGYLKKAPFDKIKIDRSFVQGATEEGSRNGAIIASITSLAEALHMDTTAEGVETLDELELVRLLGCSHVQGYIYFKPMNASDATALVSGNLVAEADGPQCARAPRQNLLRKVVVVHNGNRLNATLRNISESGAMIEGLWNMPAGSAVRIEFSADKSVTGQVRWSRENRVGIEFHAPLRRRADGSFAVLKSPHGQAAARGGW, encoded by the coding sequence TTGGCCAAGCAAAGCGAAAACGATCAACGCGCGCGGGGCGAGCGGCGGGGAGCCGAGCGACTGCGCACCAGCCAGCCCGGCGGGCTGAAACAGGCTATCGACGAGCCGGCCAGCGAGCAGAATTTCTTCCTTCCACGCCAGGCTGGCGGGATGACGGTGTTCCTGCTTTTCGCCTTCACCATGTCTGCCCTGGTGTTTCAGGGTCTGCCAACCCCGATCACCTGCGGGGCTGCCCTGGCATCAGCGGCGCTGTTCGCTTGCGGGACGCTGTTTGCAAGACTGGAGCGCGGCGCCGGTTCCAGCGCCGCCATGCGCGGCTTTGTCGTGATGGTGGGCATTGTTCTGCCTATGGCCTGCGCAGGCGTGGCTCTGGCGCGCTGGGTGGCAGAGGGGCTGCCGTGGCAATGGGCCATCGCGACGCTGGTGTGCATCAACGCTGCCGCCGCCGCGCTGTTCGATATGCGCATCATCTCGCTGTTCTTTTCCAAGATCGCCAGCTGGATGGGCTTTTCGCTGCTGGTTCCCGGCACGCTGACCTATGCCGCGCTGCTGGCTGCGGCGATCACGCTCTCGCTGATTGCGCGGCTTGAATGGAAGGCCGCCGAACGCCGCCGGCTTGCCCGCGAGGCGCGCGAACGGGTGGCGGCGCGGGCTGAGGATATTCTGCGCAGCTTCGAGGAAACCGGACAGGGCTGGTTCTGGGAGACCGACCGGCGCGGGCTCATCACCTATATCTCCCCCAAGGCCGCGATGGTGCTGGGCAAGTCGCCCGACGAGGTGATCGGCTGCCCCCTGAGCGAGATCGTCGATCCCTCGCAAGGGGCCGCCGATGCCGAACGCACGCTGGCCTTCCACCTTTCAGCGCGCTCGGCCTTTCACGATGTCGAGGTGCGCGCGGCGACCACCGGTGACGAACGCTGGTGGGCGCTGGCCGGCCGCCCGGTCTATGACAGCTTCAAGAACTTCTGCGGTTTCCGCGGCCACGGCACCGACCTCACCGAAAAGCGCCGCAGCGAACAGCAGGTCTCGCGCCTGGCCCATTACTGCTCGCTGACCGGGCTGGCCAACCGCGTGCAGATGAGCCAGGCGCTCGAACAGATCCTCAGCGCCCCCAGCGGACGCGAGCGCGCCTGCGCGGTGCTGATGCTCGATCTCGACCGGTTCAAGCACGTCAACGATACGCTCGGCCACCCGGCGGGGGATGCGCTGCTCAAGCAGGTCGCCCAGCGGCTCGAACGGGCGATCGGGGCGAGCGGGCGCTGCGGGCGTCTGGGCGGCGATGAATTCCAGGTCATCGTCCCCGGCCATCAGGATCGCCACACACTGGGTCACATCGCGCAGGACATCATCAACGCCCTCTCGCAGCCCTATTCGCTTGAAGGGCAGAGCGTGGTGATCGGCGCCTCGGTCGGGATCGCGCTGGCGCCCGAGCATGGCGCATCGAGCGACGAATTGATCCGCAATGTCGACCTTGCGCTTTACGCCGCCAAGGACGCCGGGCGCGGGGTCTACCGGTTCTATGCCGAGGATCTTCACGCCGCAGCTGAAGAACGCGCCGAGCTGGAGCAGGATCTGCGCGAGGCGATCACCAAGGGCGAGCTTGAACTCTATTACCAGCCTGTGGTCTATGCTGCTGACGAGAAGATCGTGGGCTTCGAGGCGCTGATGCGCTGGAACCACCCCAAGCGCGGGTGGATCAGCCCGGCCAAATTCGTGCCCATCGCCGAGGATGCGGGCCTGATCGACCGCATCGGCCAGTGGGCCTTGCGCACCGCCTGCGCCGACCTTGCACGCTGGCCGCGCTCGATCCGCTGTGCGGTCAACGTCTCGGCCCTGCAATTTGCCAATCCCGACCTTCCCGCGATTGTCGCCAATGCGCTTGCGCATAGCGGGGTTGCGCCTTCGCGATTGGAGCTGGAGATCACCGAAAGCGTGTTCCTCAACGACAACGCGGGCACGGATGCGATGTTCAAGGCCTTGAAGCGCGTTGGCGTGCGGCTTGCTCTCGATGATTTCGGCACCGGCTATTCCTCGCTCGGCTATCTGAAGAAAGCGCCGTTCGACAAGATCAAGATCGACCGCAGCTTCGTGCAGGGCGCCACCGAAGAAGGCAGCCGCAACGGCGCGATCATCGCCTCGATCACGTCGCTGGCCGAAGCCCTGCACATGGACACCACGGCCGAAGGCGTGGAGACACTCGACGAGCTGGAACTGGTGCGTCTGCTGGGGTGCAGCCACGTTCAGGGCTACATCTACTTCAAGCCGATGAACGCCTCGGATGCGACCGCGCTGGTGTCGGGCAATCTGGTCGCCGAGGCAGACGGCCCGCAATGCGCCCGCGCCCCGCGCCAGAACCTGCTTCGCAAGGTGGTGGTGGTGCACAACGGCAACCGCCTCAACGCAACGCTGCGCAACATCTCGGAAAGCGGCGCCATGATCGAGGGCTTGTGGAATATGCCCGCAGGCAGTGCGGTGCGGATCGAGTTTTCCGCCGACAAGTCGGTGACCGGGCAGGTGCGCTGGTCGCGCGAGAACCGGGTCGGGATCGAGTTTCATGCCCCGCTTCGTCGCCGGGCGGACGGCAGCTTTGCCGTGCTCAAAAGCCCGCACGGGCAGGCGGCGGCCAGGGGCGGCTGGTGA
- a CDS encoding putative bifunctional diguanylate cyclase/phosphodiesterase produces the protein MSLKGLLSSRSNGTARGALPPAASAMTDGERLAMLDDLEQSGLGWFWASDVSGQLTYLSAAIAARLDVPLDALIGQPLTSIFTAADREGRAKSLPLMLGAHKGFVGMAVRAVRQPEGAVLRLSGQPVFAADGSFAGFRGTGTDITEEFYREEETARLARYDSLTGLSNRHRMAHQIEATLTAFKAARRNCAVMMIDLDRFKHVNDTLGHAAGDELLKQVATRLTRAIDRECEIGRLGGDEFQVMIPDLDDRGVLGEIAQKIITMLRQPYSLEEGRCVIGASVGIAIAPHDGVTRDEIVRAADLALYASKNGGRGQYRFFSGELENETIFRRRLEQDLGTALREEQLFLRFEPIVATANGSVCALEAHVCWNHAQRGVIDEEEFAQIVEGSASLPDVGRWAIAAVCERAAAWPETVRVAVNVPVALFLADDFLETVAAAIDSAGITPARLELEISEAVFFGDTNIVDRTLAALFKLGVRLTLDEFGSGYSSLAYLRRAPFDAIKIDEKLVAEAERHDSRELGLVRAIVALAGALQMDTIANGIESASLVAALSECGVRFLEGPIFSEPLDAEAVTQEMAGGAWKIDPGSDRTRRARRRTVFRKIQVIHDDYAYEVTLRNLSKSGALIQGLADVPKGTQFVVDLGGGQLAVATVTRSNGDVQGLEFEQSLIEDGSGGLCTRNRVSPYALAAAGTPLAALAPGKLAGMDQGGAIPKFGYAAPSA, from the coding sequence ATGTCCCTGAAGGGTCTCTTGTCGTCACGTAGCAATGGTACCGCGCGCGGTGCCCTGCCGCCTGCCGCCTCGGCCATGACCGATGGCGAACGGCTGGCCATGCTCGACGATCTGGAGCAATCGGGGCTGGGGTGGTTCTGGGCGAGCGATGTGAGCGGCCAGCTGACCTATCTCTCGGCGGCCATTGCTGCACGGCTCGATGTGCCGCTCGACGCCCTGATCGGTCAGCCCTTGACCTCGATCTTCACGGCTGCCGACCGTGAAGGGCGTGCCAAGTCGCTGCCTTTGATGCTCGGCGCGCACAAGGGTTTTGTCGGGATGGCCGTGCGCGCGGTGCGCCAGCCAGAGGGTGCGGTGCTGCGCCTCTCGGGTCAGCCCGTGTTCGCCGCCGATGGCAGCTTCGCGGGCTTTCGCGGCACCGGCACCGACATCACCGAGGAGTTCTACCGCGAGGAAGAAACCGCGCGTCTGGCCCGTTACGATTCGCTCACCGGCCTCAGCAATCGCCACCGCATGGCGCATCAGATCGAAGCCACGCTGACCGCCTTCAAGGCCGCGCGTCGCAACTGCGCGGTGATGATGATCGACCTCGACCGCTTCAAGCACGTCAACGACACGCTGGGCCATGCCGCAGGCGACGAGCTGCTCAAGCAGGTCGCCACGCGCCTGACCCGCGCGATCGACCGCGAATGCGAGATCGGGCGACTGGGCGGCGATGAGTTCCAGGTGATGATCCCCGATCTCGACGATCGCGGCGTTCTGGGCGAGATTGCGCAGAAGATCATCACGATGCTGCGCCAGCCCTACAGCCTTGAGGAAGGCCGCTGCGTGATCGGCGCCTCGGTCGGCATCGCCATCGCGCCGCATGACGGGGTCACTCGCGACGAAATCGTGCGCGCGGCTGACCTTGCGCTCTATGCCTCCAAGAATGGTGGGCGCGGGCAGTATCGCTTCTTCTCGGGCGAGCTTGAGAACGAGACGATCTTCCGCCGCCGGCTCGAACAGGATCTGGGCACGGCGCTGCGGGAGGAGCAGCTGTTCCTGCGTTTCGAGCCGATCGTGGCAACCGCGAACGGATCGGTCTGCGCGCTTGAGGCCCATGTGTGCTGGAACCACGCCCAACGCGGGGTCATCGACGAGGAGGAATTCGCGCAGATCGTCGAAGGCTCGGCATCGCTCCCCGATGTCGGCCGCTGGGCGATTGCGGCAGTGTGCGAGCGAGCGGCAGCATGGCCCGAAACGGTGCGGGTGGCGGTCAATGTGCCGGTGGCGCTGTTTCTGGCCGACGACTTCCTCGAAACGGTCGCCGCCGCAATCGACAGCGCCGGCATCACTCCTGCCCGGCTGGAACTGGAAATCAGCGAGGCGGTGTTCTTTGGCGATACCAATATCGTCGACCGAACGCTGGCTGCGTTGTTCAAACTTGGTGTGCGCCTGACCCTCGACGAGTTTGGCAGTGGCTATTCGTCGCTCGCCTATCTGCGGCGCGCGCCCTTCGATGCGATCAAGATCGACGAGAAGCTCGTCGCCGAGGCCGAGCGTCACGACAGCCGCGAGCTCGGACTGGTGCGCGCGATCGTGGCGCTGGCGGGCGCGCTGCAGATGGATACGATTGCCAATGGCATCGAAAGCGCAAGCCTGGTGGCGGCGCTGAGCGAATGTGGCGTGCGCTTTCTCGAAGGCCCGATCTTCAGCGAGCCGCTCGACGCCGAGGCGGTGACGCAGGAGATGGCGGGCGGGGCATGGAAGATCGATCCCGGCAGCGACCGCACCCGCCGCGCCCGGCGCCGCACCGTCTTCCGCAAGATCCAGGTGATCCACGACGACTATGCCTATGAGGTGACGCTGCGCAACCTGTCCAAGTCGGGCGCGCTGATTCAGGGTCTGGCTGACGTGCCCAAGGGCACGCAATTCGTGGTCGACCTTGGCGGCGGCCAGCTCGCGGTGGCGACGGTGACGCGCTCCAATGGCGATGTGCAGGGGCTCGAGTTCGAGCAGTCGCTGATCGAGGACGGATCGGGCGGTCTGTGCACCCGCAACCGGGTCTCGCCCTATGCGCTGGCAGCCGCCGGAACCCCGCTTGCCGCACTCGCTCCGGGCAAGCTGGCGGGGATGGATCAGGGCGGGGCGATCCCCAAGTTCGGCTACGCCGCGCCCTCTGCCTAG